A genomic region of Trichothermofontia sichuanensis B231 contains the following coding sequences:
- a CDS encoding fasciclin domain-containing protein has translation MPDIVDIAVSADGFKTLVTAVQAAGLVETLKSPGPFTVFAPNDDAFAKLPPGTIQTLVQNIPQLTRILTYHVVPGRWTQADLANVKVLTSVEGSPIPIYTADAFEVKNATVLVADIEADNGIIHVLDRVILMG, from the coding sequence ATGCCCGATATCGTTGACATTGCTGTTAGTGCCGATGGCTTCAAAACCCTGGTTACCGCTGTCCAGGCGGCTGGACTGGTGGAAACCCTCAAAAGCCCTGGCCCCTTCACTGTCTTTGCCCCCAACGATGACGCCTTCGCCAAACTCCCGCCCGGTACCATCCAGACGCTAGTGCAAAATATCCCCCAACTGACCCGGATTTTGACCTACCATGTGGTTCCTGGCCGTTGGACTCAGGCAGATCTGGCGAATGTCAAGGTGCTGACATCAGTGGAAGGCTCCCCTATCCCGATCTATACCGCGGATGCGTTTGAAGTGAAAAATGCCACGGTGCTGGTAGCGGATATTGAGGCTGACAATGGTATTATCCATGTCCTCGATCGCGTTATTCTCATGGGCTAG
- a CDS encoding slr1306 family protein: protein MTTDIDTKPPIYKRPLLIGGLALSVFLWLIDSLQHVLAEVGTISFLGLLALAGGILVMKPRSRSLAMTLPPRPLDRTAVEAAIAQAATALEQLNQTLATTPEGPLRVRVAAQAQALQTRWQALRPEMERAILRGAIVGGPSVGKTTLLNYLQGHTIPWEDPRMTWQEIAGLPLTTEQAIASATCWPQLAAQDVVIFLITGDLTESERHTLHQLQQVNLRTVVALNKPDQYLPDEWPLVLQRVRQQLQGTIDSADLVAIAPAPTPLKVRQQQSDGSMREWLEARPADVSALTDRLTTLVATEQPALILATTQRLAQQLQQEARATRNELRRQRALPVIEQYQWVAAAATSLNPVPTLDLLATTAINAQMVLDLGAIYQCPLSWQQAQTLATTLASQMLKLGLVEVSTQLLGNVLKGTSLTFVVGAAIQGVSAAYLTRVAGLSLVEYFAQVETATPDTGNMGDRLQQIVQTIAQTTQRSTLIQDFARQAIAALPQPNATPADAPLSQS, encoded by the coding sequence ATGACCACTGACATAGATACCAAACCCCCTATCTACAAGCGTCCACTCCTGATCGGGGGGCTGGCGCTGTCGGTGTTCCTGTGGTTGATAGATAGTCTTCAACATGTGTTGGCCGAAGTTGGGACGATCAGTTTCCTAGGATTATTGGCCCTGGCAGGGGGCATTCTGGTCATGAAACCGCGATCCAGGTCCCTTGCAATGACCTTGCCCCCCCGCCCGCTCGATCGCACTGCTGTTGAAGCTGCGATCGCCCAAGCCGCTACTGCCCTTGAGCAACTGAATCAGACATTAGCCACGACGCCAGAGGGTCCTTTACGGGTCAGGGTCGCTGCGCAAGCACAGGCGTTACAAACCCGCTGGCAAGCACTTCGCCCAGAGATGGAGCGCGCCATCCTACGGGGGGCGATCGTGGGTGGCCCCTCGGTTGGCAAAACCACACTGCTCAACTACCTGCAGGGGCACACGATTCCCTGGGAAGATCCCCGGATGACCTGGCAGGAAATAGCGGGTCTACCGCTCACGACGGAACAAGCGATCGCATCGGCAACCTGTTGGCCCCAGTTGGCAGCCCAAGATGTGGTGATTTTCCTGATTACGGGGGACCTCACGGAGTCGGAGCGCCATACCCTGCACCAACTGCAACAGGTTAATCTACGGACGGTGGTGGCCCTGAATAAACCGGATCAGTATTTGCCGGATGAGTGGCCGCTGGTGCTGCAACGGGTTCGCCAGCAGCTCCAGGGCACGATCGATTCAGCAGATCTAGTGGCGATCGCTCCGGCGCCGACGCCGCTCAAGGTCCGGCAACAGCAATCCGATGGCTCGATGCGGGAGTGGCTAGAAGCCCGTCCTGCCGATGTGAGTGCCCTGACCGATCGCCTTACGACGCTGGTGGCAACGGAACAACCGGCCCTGATCCTGGCCACCACCCAACGACTGGCCCAGCAATTACAGCAGGAAGCCCGCGCCACCCGCAATGAACTCCGTCGCCAGCGTGCTCTACCGGTGATTGAGCAATATCAATGGGTGGCCGCTGCCGCAACTTCCCTAAACCCGGTGCCAACCCTGGATTTGCTAGCCACAACGGCAATCAATGCCCAGATGGTGTTGGATTTGGGGGCTATTTACCAATGTCCGCTTTCCTGGCAACAGGCCCAAACCCTGGCGACCACCCTGGCCAGCCAAATGCTGAAGTTAGGCTTGGTAGAGGTGTCAACCCAGTTACTGGGTAATGTCCTGAAGGGGACCTCGCTCACCTTTGTGGTGGGGGCAGCGATCCAGGGGGTGAGTGCGGCCTATCTTACCCGTGTCGCCGGTCTGAGTTTAGTGGAATATTTTGCCCAGGTGGAGACGGCCACGCCAGACACAGGGAATATGGGGGATCGTCTCCAGCAAATTGTTCAGACCATAGCCCAAACGACTCAGCGGAGTACCCTGATTCAGGATTTTGCCCGACAAGCGATCGCGGCCTTACCCCAACCGAATGCAACACCAGCCGATGCCCCCCTGTCACAAAGCTAA